The Meiothermus ruber DSM 1279 genome includes the window CTATCTGATAGCCACCGTCGCTTTTGTTATACGCAAGCCCTGGGCCTGGTGGGTTTCGGTCGCTGCCCTGAGCTTTGAGATGGCGGGGGTTTTGCTGGTAGGGACGCTGAGCCTGCTCATGCCAGAGGTAATAGGCCGCACCGTCTGGCACGACTTTGGCATCGACTACGGCTTCCTACCCCTTATCCAGCCGTTGCTCGGGCTCATCTGGTTGTTCTGGCCCGAGAACCGCAGGCTTTTTTTCGGTTCAGCCAGTCAGTCACCCGCACGGTAGGGGTTAGTGCGAACCACTGCTCGCTTCAGAACCGGCTGGCCGGATGGCCTCGGCGATAAAGGCCCACAACACGCCCAGCAGAAGACCCAATGCCCCAGCCACTACGGTAAAGAGCGCCGGTCTGGGAAAACTGGGCCGCAACGGCTCGGCTGGGGGAACCAGAACCTGTACCAACAAAGTCTGGCTCACCAGTTGGCTGGTTGATTGGGGCTGCATCAATAAGTCGTTCAGGGTGCTGATGCGAGCCTCAAGCTGGGCAATCTGTGAGCGCAGGCGCGACTCATCCAGGCTCAGGCTGGTGTAGGCGGGGTTGGTCGCCCGGGCGGTCTGGGGGTCGCTACCCCGGGCCTCGAGAGCAGCGGCGATGGTAGGGTTCGAGATCGCCCGGCCTGGCGCCTGGGCAAGCTCGGCCTGGATGCTCTTGAGCGCGTCGCGGGCGGCCTGGAGGTCGAGCCGGGTCTGGGCCAGGGCCGCCCGCAGATTGGCCTGGGCGCCCTCGAGCAGGTTGCGCTCGAGGTACTTGCGGGCCACATCAAGAATCCGCTCGGCACGCTCGTTGGCTTCAACAGCAGTACGGCCCTCAGCGGTCAGAAACAGCAGACCCCGTTTCTCGTCGAAGCGGGCCTTATAAAATCGGGTGGGGTCATCCACGTCAAGCTGATTGGCCAGCAACCTGGTCTGCTGCAAGTCCACAAACCCCTGGGCCAGACCAGCCAGAGAAGGCAGGTTGTTCAGTAAGCCCTGGTTGGACTGGTTGGCCAGGCTTAGGCTCACTACCACCTGGCTGGTGTAGGTTTTGGGCCAGAGGAGGCTAAAAATAAGCGTAGAAATCATCAGTCCTACGCTTAAAAAGAAAATAAAGCGACTCCATCGCTTAAGGATTAGGTATATATCTCGCAGAGAAACCTCGTCGCCTGATTGTGACGCATCTAAGTTCATCAAGGTATTTTATGCCTATCCTGGAGGAAACTGTCAAATCGGGAAATATAAAAACCCAAAGCCAGCAAAAGTGTGTAGTAAACACCTGCAAAGAAAAAACTAAAATCAAACAGACCCAGCACCAACGCCACAGCAACCAAGGCCAAGACCCGCCCAGCCCGAAGCCTTATCAACCACCCCAACACTCCACCCAACCAGACCAAAAACCCTAGCAAGGCCAGCCCACCCCCCTCAGCCAACAGGTGAAGCCACAAATTATGGGCATGCCCCGTAATGGCCTCGAGGGCACCGTGAGGTCGGTGAATCTGATAATAAACGGGAAAATTGCCGAAACCCACCCCAGTCCAGGGGTACTCGAGAAAAGCCCGGATTGCTACCTGCCATATAACCAACCGAGACTGTGCGCTCGAGTCGAGTGTCGTGGCCTGGCTCAACCGCCCCAACCACTCAGGCTGCCAGGCTAGCAAGAAGGCCCCCCCCACAAGCACCCCTAACATGCTCCAGCGCCAGCGGCCCAGCCCCCACCACCAGATCCCCAGTAGCAGCAACCAGCCCCAAAAAGCCGCCCGGCTACCCGTCACCCAGATCAGCAAACCCGAGACCGCCAGAGCCGCTCCGCCCCAGCGGCTTCCCCCCAGCAACCAGACCAAACCAGCCAGCATAACAGCGGTATGACCTAGCAGGTTGGGTTGTGGGGTGAGACCTGGTGGCCGAAAACCTTCGTAAGGGGGTGAACCAAGCTGCCATAGGGCATATCCGAGGTGTATGCCCATGCCTAATAAAAGCGCACCAGCCATCCAGGATGGTACGAGCTGCTTTAATACACCCCCCCCTTGCAGCACTAAAAACCCCAACAACATCATCCCCAGCCACCACTCCAACCGCCAGCTCAAACTCCGTTCACCCGTTTGTCCCCAGGAAAAAGCACTGGGGCTCGAGCCCACTTCAAGCTTGGCCCAACCCACCTCTAGGTAGCGCCAATCACCGCCAGCATTGAAAAAATCAATAGCACGTAACGAATGATCCCCCTCCTGGGCGGTGTAACTGGCCCACAACCGCCACACCCCTGGTGCCACCGGTTCCATCTGGGTAGGCACTGGATGATGGCCGGTGTTGGTAAAAAAAGTTATTTGAAAGCGTGCTTCCTTACCATCGTGCCGCAGGTAGAAGCTTTGGGTATAGGTTTGGCCTGGTGTTATTGGGTACCAGTTATCCGTCAAAAATTCGCTTTGCTCGAGCCCCGAGGCAGGGTTCCAGCGGGGCAAGCGCCAAAAACCCTCTCCCACCTGCTGGGCCCACCCACCTGCGCCATCTTGGTGGTTCCAGCCAAACAGGTTTTCTAGTGCTTGTACCACTAGCAAGTTCGCTGCAACAGGGCCCGTAGCCGATTCGATATAAGCCGGTTGCTGCGGAAGTTTGTACAGGCTCTGCGGGGCCCAAACCTGCCCCACCCCACCCAGTAGCATGAGCGCCAGAAACAACCACCCGCCCCCCACGCCCTGCCGCTGTAGCACCAACCCGGCGCCCACCAGCCCAAACAAAACCGCTGCCACAGCAGGCCACAAGGGCATAAAAAGCAGCGGTAAATACAAAAACCACCTCTTCAATAGGCCCCCTTACCAAACAGCACTACCCAGACCGTGCGGGCCAGGATATAAAGATCAAGCCAGGGTGACCAGTTGCGCACGTAGTAGATATCCATTGCTACCCGTTCAGCATACGTCGTATCATTGCGTCCAGAAACTTGCCATAAGCCAGTCAGGCCGGGGCGAACCCTGGTATACAAGCTAAAGTGGGAACCATACCGCTTAATCTCATCATCTACAATGGGTCTCGGCCCCACCAAGCTCATCTCACCTTTCAAAACATTCCATAATTGGGGCAACTCATCCAGGCTGGTTTTGCGTAAAAATCTTCCCACACGGGTAACCCTGGGGTCGTTCTTCAATTTTTGATCGTGCTCCCACTCCGCTTTCAGTTCGGGGTATCGTTGCAAGTATTCTGCCAGTAATCGATCCGCGTCCCGCACCATGGAGCGAAATTTCCAAGCCCTAAAGCGATTTGCAGACAACCCCACCCGCCACTGGCTATAAAGCACTGAGCCAGGTGAGTCCAGACGAATCAGCAAGCCAATGACGGCAAGCACCAAAGCCACAGGCAAAGCAAAAGTTATCACCAAGGCAATATCTATAGCCCGTTTGACCAGGCGGGGCCCCGGCAAAAGAAGCCTCTGGCGAAGCTCGAGCCCCAACACACCACCCAAATCCCGCGCTGTCAACCACAGGCTGGAGAAACCGAAGAGATCCGGAATCAAAATCAAATGGGGGAAAGTACCCCCATGGGTTTCCAGGAGCTCCAGTAGGCGGTCTCGAGGAACCCCCGGCATGGCTATAATCGCGTGCCGAACACCCGTTAGGGCAAATTCCCGAGCCCGCTCGAGGCCCCCCAGCACCGGCACCCCACCTATTGCCCTCCCTTGCTTGGCTGGGTCGTCGTCAAGCAAGGCAATGGGCTTGAGCCCCAAACCCGGCTGTTTCTGCAACGCCCGCACCACCTCTTCCCCAGTTTTACCTGCCCCCAGCACCAGCACCGCCGCCCCCCACCAAGGCCTGCGGGCAAAAAGCTCACGCACCAGCGCCCGGCCCAGCGGCACCAGCACAAGCGCCAGCCCCCAAGCAAACACAAAGGCCCCCCGAGAGTAATCAGCCCCTGCTTTGTACATAAACGTGGCAGCTCCCAGGATTACAAAAACCAGGCTCGTGGAATAAGAAAGACGGCGTAACTCCTCAGGAGGGGCAATACCCACACCATACAAGCCTGCCAGGGCATACGCCAGCGGAAAGAGCAGCAAAGCGGGCCAGAGATCAACATACAAATCCCAAAGCAAGCTCCGATCCCAGAGGTAGCGCAGCCAAATGGCCAGCCCCATCGTGAGGACAGTAGTACAAACATCGCTAGTCAAAAGTAGCGCCGACGTAAGAGCGCTAGATGGCTGCTGGGATGTAATCGGTGAGGTGCTAATTTGCGTGCGCATAAGCATTATGCGACAAGTTGTTTGTACAAAGCAATAGTGGAATCTACCATGTTATCTACGCTAAACGCTTGTACACGCTCGAGGCTCTTTTGTCCAAATCGCCGGCGCATCTCCGCATCCTCCAGTAGCTTGCAGATCGATTCTGACAGAGCTTGCACATTACCCACGGGTACAATAAATCCATTTTCTCCATTGGCAATAGCTTCCTCGCTACCTCCCACACGGGTAGATACAACCGGAAGGCCCTCAGCCATAGCTTCCAGGAGCACATAGGGAAACCCTTCGTAGTTACTCGGCAGCACAAATACATCAAAAGCCCGCATGGCAAGCCGACCATCCATAAAGCCGGGCCAAATCACCCGGTCAATAAGACCGAGTTCATCCGCACGAGCTAGCAGGCTTTGCTTTAATACACCATCTCCAACCATCACCAGACGGGCTAGAGGAAAACAAGAAGCGACCTTTGCAAAAGCTTCCAGTAGTAAATGAGGCGATTTCTGCTGAGAAAAGCGGCCTACGAACCCCACTACCAACTCGTCTTGTTTAAGACTCAAACTCGCGCGAATACCCCCTTTTGTCCCTTCAACATCATGCTCCAACTTTATCCCATTAGGAATCAGATGGGTTTTGCGAGATCTATAGCCCAGCCGATGCGCTTCTGCCAACTCATCCTTGGATACTGCAATGAGTGCATCAGTCCGGTAAGCCAGTATTCTTTCCATTAACCCATAAACAAGCCGCTCTAAACCACCCAAGCTTGGAGCAAGCGTTACAAACGCATGTGGCGTATAGACTACGCTAACTTTATTCCATAGCCCCAATAAACGAGCTATACCACCCGCCTTCGAGCTGTGTCCATGAACAATATCAAAACCTTTCTGCTGTGTGATATAAGAGTTCAGCAGACTGAGCGCCTTAATATCGCCGGGATGGGGTGCGCGCCGCATGGAAAGTTCATAGCATTGTATGCCCGCCTTTTCTAGTACTGGTAGCGCCTTGCGAAAAATATCGTCCATCCTTAAGGAAGAATAAGCCAAATGCACCTCTAGCCCACGGCCAACCAATCCAAGGCAGAGATCGGCCACATGGCGTGCTGTACCCCCACCTGTGGCCTCGAGGATATGGAGCACTCGCATTAGAGCCATCCCCTCTTGTTCTCAAGCTTCGTTTTGAGATTCAGCACCCACGCAACAGGTATATAAAGCAGCAAGGTGTTCTTCAGAACGCCCAGCCAGCTCTCTTTTTTCCAGGGGTCAAAGTAGCGAAGCATAACCCTGAGTCTACTCAAAACCTGCCTACGTCGCTTGGATAGGGAGATTCCTGTGGGGTTTACCTCACACTGCACAACGTACTCATCAAGGTTCGCTACTTTGTATCTCCGAGCCATGCGGAAAAAGAGTTCGAAGTCCTCTGCTGCTTTGTACTGATCGCTGTAGAGACCGATTTCTCTGAGAACCGCAGTACGCCACATCACTGCAGGATGGATAAAGCAGTTGCGTGCATGCATAATACGGCGTATATCCTTATATTCTGTAGGAAAACGCTCTCTAAAAACCTCCCGCCCCGATATATCCACAAACCGCACTTGTCCCCCAATCAAGACGTAGTCTGGGTGGGATTCTAAAAAGCGGAGCTGTTTGGTAAATCTCCCAGGCAAGACTATGTCCCCCGCATCCAGCCGGGCCACATATTCATATTTGCCTTCCAAAATCCACTTCAAACCGTAGTTCAGGGCATGCTCAATACCCTGGTTTTGCTGCAAACGTAGCAGGAAAATCCGATGGGGCTCTGGCACTTTCGGCTGACTTATAGGAGGTTCACTCCCATCATCCACCACCACCACATCCAAGGGCACCTCGGTAGGAAGGGTGGAAAGGGAACGCTCGAGGCCAGTTTGGTTGTTATAGACAGGTATTAGTAAGGCTACCTTACACATCACCCATTCTCCCAACCTTTTTATTTCTAGAAGAAATAAAAATCCCCATCACAAACCAAAACAAGGGTTCCGCACCTCTAAATTGCACAAGACTAGCCACAAAATATAGTACTATGTAGGTTCCTATCTCGTCTTTTTTTGTAAGTATGTGGCTTCGCCTTAGTACAAAAGAAACAAAACAAAGCCAGATAAGCAATCCTAGAGGGCCAAAATCTAAAAGCACTTGAAGAAAATAATTATGTACATTATCCTCCAAAAAATCTTTGTTAGTTATCCATTCAATTGCTGTTATGGCATTTCCGGCTCCAAAGCCGGTTATCGGCATTTGTTGAATTGCCGTTATAGCCCCAGACCACATTTCTAATCGAGTGACAGAGCCAGTTTCCTGACCAATTTGCATAAACCTCTCAAAGCTATGCGGATTAACTAAGTACACAAATATACCTGATAGCAAGATCATGCAGAAGAAGGCAACAAATGTACGCCAGCGTCGCTCAGAGATGAGTTCCAGCAACGCAAGGACAATTCCTAGCAATATTGCAGCACGACTAGCATAAAGAACGGATATAGCTAAGCTTAGGAACCAAAAAGACCAAAAAAACTTGCTTCTTCTAAAGAAAGCAGCATTCATGACTAGCCAGGTAGCTTCTAGATTAGGTCCGCCACCATACAACCAAAAAAGTTCTGGATGAGCATAGGGGTCTTGCAGATACTCATAAATATCCTGCCACGAAAAAAGTATCTTGATCAAGGTCGCAAGCAATAGCAATCCAGAAGCCATACGTAAGGCTAATACAATTGATTCGTACTTAAAAATGCGCCCAATTTGCCCTCCCAAAATACAAACCAGAAAAGCAAAAAAGTAGTTTAAGATTAACAAGCTGTGCGTAAATGGCTTTGTAGTTACTAAAGATATAATGGAAGATGAAAACAAGTAAAAAAAGAAGGCAAAAAGCGGTAGCCATTTGGAAATATTTATTCGCATCACTACTGGAGATACAATCAATAAAATCATTGCAAAAATGTGAAATGGTTTTATAGAAATGGAATAAAAGTTGATAGAAAAAGCCTGCACACTCAAAAGAAAAAAATAAAAGCAATAAAGATAACGTGGAATGTGTGTTTGTTAAGGCTCATTCTTAAGAACATTTTTGTCCTATCTCCATCGATCACTTCGATTACTTTTACTTTCCAGACTCTAACCTAAGGATGCCTCATTTTTTGGTCAAAGAATCATTCCCAAGCGATCCTAACCCGAAGGGTACCTCCTTATAGATTCTGAGTACCGTTTTCTTTGGAAAATAACCTTTAGATTTCACATAGGCCTCCTAAAGATACCATCGACAATTCCCTTTGTTATGCACAACCAAGCAATCGGAATAAATTTATTGTGCTTCAAAAATTCCCATACACTCTTTAGTAAACGAAGACTATATATAGCTTTTTCTCTTGGGTAAAGGGAATTGCTTTTTAACAACCACACCTTGTTGCGAACCTCAAAATAAAATCTGTCTGGCCTACCACTCGTAGTTGGGTTATACTTTCTTAAAGTTTTATGTATCACCACACTTTTTGGAACTAAGAAGCCTAGGCCTTCCTTCAATATACGAGAAGTATATTCAACATCATCGTTCCAAATAAAGTATCTTTTGAGTGGTAAGCCATATTTACCTACAGCTTGCTGCGAAACTAGGATCGAAACAAAAGAAGCGCTTCTTATAGGTAAAAAGCCTAGTTCAACAGCGCGTAATGTAATCTGCGTATTTTTACATTCGGGATTTAAAGTATTCATGGGGTGGGGGGTTTGATCAAGCCATAACACTGCACTAGCCAATATGCTTATCTCCCCTATTGCCCAAGATAAAATTGATATGGGCTTCAATAATTCTTCCAGGGCTTTTGATTCTGCTATTGTATC containing:
- a CDS encoding glycosyltransferase family 4 protein, giving the protein MALMRVLHILEATGGGTARHVADLCLGLVGRGLEVHLAYSSLRMDDIFRKALPVLEKAGIQCYELSMRRAPHPGDIKALSLLNSYITQQKGFDIVHGHSSKAGGIARLLGLWNKVSVVYTPHAFVTLAPSLGGLERLVYGLMERILAYRTDALIAVSKDELAEAHRLGYRSRKTHLIPNGIKLEHDVEGTKGGIRASLSLKQDELVVGFVGRFSQQKSPHLLLEAFAKVASCFPLARLVMVGDGVLKQSLLARADELGLIDRVIWPGFMDGRLAMRAFDVFVLPSNYEGFPYVLLEAMAEGLPVVSTRVGGSEEAIANGENGFIVPVGNVQALSESICKLLEDAEMRRRFGQKSLERVQAFSVDNMVDSTIALYKQLVA
- a CDS encoding glycosyltransferase — its product is MCKVALLIPVYNNQTGLERSLSTLPTEVPLDVVVVDDGSEPPISQPKVPEPHRIFLLRLQQNQGIEHALNYGLKWILEGKYEYVARLDAGDIVLPGRFTKQLRFLESHPDYVLIGGQVRFVDISGREVFRERFPTEYKDIRRIMHARNCFIHPAVMWRTAVLREIGLYSDQYKAAEDFELFFRMARRYKVANLDEYVVQCEVNPTGISLSKRRRQVLSRLRVMLRYFDPWKKESWLGVLKNTLLLYIPVAWVLNLKTKLENKRGWL
- the wbaP gene encoding undecaprenyl-phosphate galactose phosphotransferase WbaP, with amino-acid sequence MLMRTQISTSPITSQQPSSALTSALLLTSDVCTTVLTMGLAIWLRYLWDRSLLWDLYVDLWPALLLFPLAYALAGLYGVGIAPPEELRRLSYSTSLVFVILGAATFMYKAGADYSRGAFVFAWGLALVLVPLGRALVRELFARRPWWGAAVLVLGAGKTGEEVVRALQKQPGLGLKPIALLDDDPAKQGRAIGGVPVLGGLERAREFALTGVRHAIIAMPGVPRDRLLELLETHGGTFPHLILIPDLFGFSSLWLTARDLGGVLGLELRQRLLLPGPRLVKRAIDIALVITFALPVALVLAVIGLLIRLDSPGSVLYSQWRVGLSANRFRAWKFRSMVRDADRLLAEYLQRYPELKAEWEHDQKLKNDPRVTRVGRFLRKTSLDELPQLWNVLKGEMSLVGPRPIVDDEIKRYGSHFSLYTRVRPGLTGLWQVSGRNDTTYAERVAMDIYYVRNWSPWLDLYILARTVWVVLFGKGAY
- a CDS encoding glycosyltransferase family 2 protein; protein product: MAERVCAVIVTYNRKELLKECLQAVLSQTRPPDHVLVVDNASTDGTAEMVKQAFPQVELLSLAENSGGAGGFYEGIKQAYAKGFDWLWLMDDDTIAESKALEELLKPISILSWAIGEISILASAVLWLDQTPHPMNTLNPECKNTQITLRAVELGFLPIRSASFVSILVSQQAVGKYGLPLKRYFIWNDDVEYTSRILKEGLGFLVPKSVVIHKTLRKYNPTTSGRPDRFYFEVRNKVWLLKSNSLYPREKAIYSLRLLKSVWEFLKHNKFIPIAWLCITKGIVDGIFRRPM
- a CDS encoding O-antigen ligase family protein — translated: MILLIVSPVVMRINISKWLPLFAFFFYLFSSSIISLVTTKPFTHSLLILNYFFAFLVCILGGQIGRIFKYESIVLALRMASGLLLLATLIKILFSWQDIYEYLQDPYAHPELFWLYGGGPNLEATWLVMNAAFFRRSKFFWSFWFLSLAISVLYASRAAILLGIVLALLELISERRWRTFVAFFCMILLSGIFVYLVNPHSFERFMQIGQETGSVTRLEMWSGAITAIQQMPITGFGAGNAITAIEWITNKDFLEDNVHNYFLQVLLDFGPLGLLIWLCFVSFVLRRSHILTKKDEIGTYIVLYFVASLVQFRGAEPLFWFVMGIFISSRNKKVGRMGDV
- a CDS encoding O-antigen ligase family protein, with the protein product MTGSRAAFWGWLLLLGIWWWGLGRWRWSMLGVLVGGAFLLAWQPEWLGRLSQATTLDSSAQSRLVIWQVAIRAFLEYPWTGVGFGNFPVYYQIHRPHGALEAITGHAHNLWLHLLAEGGGLALLGFLVWLGGVLGWLIRLRAGRVLALVAVALVLGLFDFSFFFAGVYYTLLLALGFYISRFDSFLQDRHKIP
- a CDS encoding lipopolysaccharide biosynthesis protein; protein product: MISTLIFSLLWPKTYTSQVVVSLSLANQSNQGLLNNLPSLAGLAQGFVDLQQTRLLANQLDVDDPTRFYKARFDEKRGLLFLTAEGRTAVEANERAERILDVARKYLERNLLEGAQANLRAALAQTRLDLQAARDALKSIQAELAQAPGRAISNPTIAAALEARGSDPQTARATNPAYTSLSLDESRLRSQIAQLEARISTLNDLLMQPQSTSQLVSQTLLVQVLVPPAEPLRPSFPRPALFTVVAGALGLLLGVLWAFIAEAIRPAGSEASSGSH